A genomic window from Lycium barbarum isolate Lr01 chromosome 4, ASM1917538v2, whole genome shotgun sequence includes:
- the LOC132634830 gene encoding uncharacterized protein At5g41620-like, whose amino-acid sequence MKRGEKSGQEPAEKQENLGEKLKKIGKRGGHTTPVIPFLRLQKQYNHHHHHHNSGVVQESDIRETPLQNSSISARKLAAIVWELHQYKIPLSKMHHSSGHVNSNNVVPSRMRRVQPYRHHRHHLYEDSRVLEHPDPSPSSPDLPGSAGSLRRHVAASLMQHHRAIERTNHAIQPVSPASYGSSMEIAPYNPAVTPSSSVDLKGRIGETSYSLKTSTELLKVLNRIWGLEEQHASNMSLVKALKKELDHARVRIKELVRDQQVDRHEIDELMKQITEDKAVRKSKEQDRISAAIQSVRDELEDERKLRKRSESLHRRLARELYEVKTSLANTLKERDKEKKSRLLLEDLCDEFAWGIRHYEQELRSVRQKSDKDWTERTNSNQLILHISEAWIDERMQTKMEPEPQYGQGDKSPIIEKVRSEIETFLKTKQTGIRNNVNSVDPAYRRGSLDSIPLNAAGSAPQDEGDEEDSVSSDSHCFELQKPSAADLRSHEIGVKEKSAEETMRQNYILRKPPLHERSKGSSVPNLQVKFEEQMARAALPSEETSEKNQVEISTSNKFEICEVTEEGSSGKKNKADGTPGVNSNYMIDELIRSHYLSSESGNMPPEHDYELASYGRARASPVRQWTEKLPSHENVSESSTKLPPDLKENSLKAKLMEARTRGQRSRSRLKGTKISF is encoded by the exons atgaaaaGGGGAGAAAAAAGTGGACAAGAGCCAGCAGAAAAGCAAGAAAACTTAGGGGAAAAGTTGAAGAAAATAGGGAAAAGAGGGGGACATACAACACCAGTAATACCCTTTTTGAGGCTCCAAAAACagtataatcatcatcatcatcatcataatagtGGTGTTGTTCAAGAAAGTGATATTAGAGAAACCCCTTTACAGAATTCTTCTATTTCTGCTAGAAAACTTGCTGCTATTGTTTGGGAACTTCATCAGTACAAGATACCTTTGTCTAAAATGCACCATAGTAGTGGTCATGTTAATAGTAACAATGTTGTTCCTTCAAGAATGCGCCGTGTTCAGCCCTATCGCCACCATAGACATCATCTTTATGAGGATAGTAGGGTTCTTGAACATCCTGATCCTTCACCAAGTTCACCTGACCTG CCAGGAAGTGCGGGCAGTTTGAGGAGGCATGTTGCTGCATCATTGATGCAACACCATCGAGCAATTGAAAGGACTAACCATGCCATACAACCTGTATCTCCTGCAAGCTATGGCAGTTCAATGGAG ATTGCACCTTACAACCCTGCAGTTACGCCGTCTAGTTCTGTAGACTTGAAAGGGAGAATTGGAGAGACGAGCTACAGCCTCAAAACATCTACGGAGCTACTAAAAGTACTGAACCGAATCTGGGGCCTGGAAGAGCAGCATGCATCCAACATGTCACTCGTGAAAGCATTAAAGAAAGAACTAGATCATGCTCGTGTGCGGATCAAGGAGTTGGTGCGAGATCAGCAAGTGGATAGACATGAAATAGATGAACTGATGAAGCAGATAACGGAGGATAAAGCAGTAAGAAAAAGTAAGGAGCAAGATCGAATTAGTGCTGCTATTCAGTCTGTAAGAGACGAACTGGAAGACGAGAGAAAGCTAAGGAAACGCTCGGAGAGCTTGCATCGGAGATTAGCTAGGGAGCTGTACGAGGTGAAAACGTCTCTTGCTAATACTTTGAAAGAGCGGGACAAAGAGAAAAAATCTCGACTGCTTCTGGAAGACCTTTGTGATGAGTTTGCTTGGGGAATAAGACATTATGAACAGGAGTTGCGTTCCGTAAGACAGAAATCAGACAAGGATTGGACAGAAAGGACCAATAGCAATCAACTAATTCTACACATTTCTGAAGCATGGATTGATGAGCGGATGCAGACAAAAATGGAACCGGAACCTCAGTATGGTCAAGGTGATAAAAGCCCAATCATAGAAAAGGTCAGGTCCGAAATAGAGACGTTCCTTAAAACTAAACAAACCGGTATCAGGAATAATGTTAACTCAGTGGACCCCGCCTACCGACGAGGTTCTCTGGATTCCATCCCTCTTAATGCGGCTGGCAGTGCTCCACAAGATGAGGGGGATGAAGAAGATTCCGTCAGCAGCGATTCACATTGTTTCGAGTTGCAAAAACCGAGTGCTGCTGACTTGAGATCCCACGAGATCGGTGTCAAGGAAAAGAGTGCTGAAGAAACAATGAGGCAAAATTACATTTTAAGGAAACCTCCATTACATGAAAGGTCCAAGGGTAGCAGCGTGCCCAACTTGCAGGTGAAGTTTGAAGAACAGATGGCCCGAGCTGCATTACCGAGTGAAGAAACAAGTGAAAAGAACCAAGTTGAAATAAGCACTTCGAACAAGTTCGAAATATGTGAAGTAACAGAAGAAGGTAGTTCCGGAAAAAAGAACAAAGCTGATGGAACTCCTGGAGTTAACTCGAATTATAtgattgatgaattaattagAAGCCACTATTTATCGTCAGAAAGCGGAAACATGCCACCTGAACATGATTATGAGTTAGCATCTTATGGTAGGGCTCGGGCGAGTCCGGTCAGGCAATGGACGGAGAAGCTTCCCTCACATGAGAACGTATCCGAGTCATCAACTAAACTGCCACCAGATTTAAAAGAGAACAGTTTGAAGGCCAAGCTAATGGAAGCAAGAACAAGGGGTCAACGTTCACGATCACGATTGAAAGGCACCAAGATTTCCTTCTAG